The DNA segment CGACAACAGCCAGGGCGAGGAGTACCTGACCGATGTGCTGGGCATCCTGCGGGCGGCCGGGCACCGGGTGGGCGCGTCGGTGGCGGGTGACCACCGGGAGATCGCCGGGATCAACAACCGGGTGCAGCTCTCCGAGGCCCGCCGGACGCTGAACGACCGTCTGCTGACGGCCGCGATGCTGGACGGTGTGACCGTGGTGGACCCGGCGACGACGTGGGTGGACGTGACGGTCGGCTTCGGCCGGGACGCGGTGGTGCACCCGGGTACGCAGCTCACCGGTGCCACGCGGATCGACGAGGGCGCGGAGGTGGGCCCGAACAGCCGCCTGAACGACACGGTGGTGGGCGCGGGCGCCCGCGTGGACAACACGGTGGCGGACGGCGCTGAGGTCGGCGAGGGCGCGACGGTGGGTCCGTACGCGTATCTGCGGCCCGGGACGCGGCTGGGGGTGAAGGCGAAGATCGGTACGTACGTGGAGACGAAGAACGCGTCGATCGGTGAGGGGACGAAGGTTCCGCATCTGTCGTACGTGGGGGACGCGACGATCGGTGACTTCACGAACATCGGCGCGGCGAGTGTGTTCGTGAACTACGACGGTGAGAGCAAGCACCACACCACGGTGGGGTCGCACTGCAAGACCGGTTCGGACAACATGTTTGTGGCTCCTGTCACGGTCGGGGACGGCGCGTACACCGGCGCGGGGTCCGTGATCACCAAGGATGTGCCGCCCGGTGCGCTGGCCGTGGCCCGTGGTCAGCAGCGGAATATCGAGGGCTGGGTGGCTCGTAAGCGCTCCGGGAGCGCGGCCGCGAAGGCGGCGGAGGCGGCGTCCCGGCCGGGCGTGGACGAGGGCTGAGGGAAGGCTCGTCGGAAACGGCTGCGTCAAACACGGCGTACCGTGATAAGTGCACAACCGCACCCCTACCAGCCGATTCGGCCCTCTCGTGCCCCGTCGAGAGGACGCTTGGCCGGCGGCTGGCTGAGAACCTCTGAGGAGACAGTGCTGTGACCGGGATCAAGACGACCGGCGAGAAGAAGATGATGTTCTTCTCCGGCCGCGCCCACCCCGAACTTGCCGAGGAGGTCGCTCACAAGCTCGGTGTGGGGGTCGTCCCGACGAAGGCGTTCGACTTCGCCAACGGTGAGATCTATGTGCGTTATCAGGAGTCGGCGCGAGGCGCGGACTGTTTCCTGATCCAGAGCCACACGGCGCCGATCAACAAGTGGATCATGGAGCAGTTGATCATGATCGACGCGCTGAAGCGGGCGTCGGCGCGCTCCATCACGGTGATCGTGCCGTTCTACGGGTACGCCCGGCAGGACAAGAAGCACCGTGGCCGTGAGCCGATCTCGGCGCGGCTGATCGCGGACCTGATGAAGACGGCGGGTGCGGACCGCATCCTGACCGTGGATCTGCACACCGACCAGATCCAGGGCTTCTTCGACGGTCCGGTGGACCACCTGTTCGCGCTGCCGCTGCTGGCGGACTACGTGGGCACGAAGGTGGACCGCTCCAAGCTGACCGTGGTCTCCCCGGACGCGGGCCGGGTGCGGGTCGCCGACCGCTGGTGCGACCGCCTCGGCGCGCCGCTGGCGATCGTGCACAAGCGCCGGGACAAGGACGTGGCGAACCAGGTCACGGTGCACGAGGTCGTGGGTGACGTCGAGGGCCGGATCTGTGTGCTGGTCGACGACATGATCGACACCGGTGGCACGATCTGCGCGGCCGCGGACGCGCTGTTCGCGCACGGCGCCGAGGACGTCATCGTGACGGCGACGCACGGTGTGCTGTCGGGTCCGGCGGCGGACCGGCTGAAGAACTCGCGGGTGAGCGAGTTCGTGTTCACCGACACGCTGCCGACGCCGGGTGAGCTGGCGGCGGACCTGGACAAGATCACGGTGCTGTCGATCGCCGGGACGATCGCCAGCGCGGTGCGTGAGGTGTTCGAGGACGGCTCGGTGACGAGCCTCTTCGACGAGCAGTGAGGTTTCTTCGGGCCCGCTGAGGCGGCCCTGGAGATCCTTTTGGGCGCGGCCCCCTTGCCGAGTAGACTGCGACAGTTGCTCGGCGAGGGAGGCCGCGCTCGTGTGTTCCACGGGTGCCGGTTGTCCGTTATCGACGCGCTCTTCGTAGCAGGCCGTTCGTGGCCGGGTGACCACGTCCGTCTCTACCTGTACGAGGAGTGATCCGTATGTCCGAGGTCAAGCTCGCCGCCGAGTCCCGCACCGAGTTCGGCAAGGGTGCCGCCCGTCGCATCCGCCGTGACAACAAGGTCCCCGGTGTCCTTTACGGCCACGGTTCCGAGCCGCTGCACCTGACCCTCCCGGGCCACGAGCTGCTGCTGGCGCTGCGTACGCCGAACGTCCTGATCGCCCTGGACATCGACGGCAAGACCAACGAGCTGGCGATCCCGAAGTCCGTGGTGCGCGACCCGCTGAAGGGCTTCCTGGAGCACGTCGACCTGCTGCTGGTCAAGCGTGGCGAGAAGGTCACCGTCGAGATCCCGGTCGTCGCCGAGGGCGAGCTGGCCCCGGGCGGCAACCTGCTCGAGCACGTGCTGAACGCGCTGCCGGTCGAGGCCGAGGCCACCCACATCCCCGAGTCCGTGACGGTCTCCGTCGAGGGCCTGGAGGCCGGTGCCTCCGTCCACGCCAAGGACATCGAGCTTCCCAAGGGTGTCTCCCTGGCCGTCGAGGACGACGCCGTCGTCCTCCAGGTCCTGGCCGCCCAGGTCGAGGAGCCGGCCGAGGACGAGGCCGCCGCCGAGGGCGAAGAGTCCGCCGAGGCCTGAGCCGCACCGGCTTGAATCATCCGTCAGCCGTCGTCCCCGTCCCCGGGGGCGGCGGCTGGCGCATATCGAGGAGAGTGGCTCGTTGAGTACCCCCGCAAACGCCCCTTGGCTGGTGGTCGGGCTCGGTAATCCGGGGCCGGAGTACGCGATGAACCGGCACAACGTCGGTTTCATGGCGGTGGATCTGCTCGCGGAGCGGATCGGCGGGAAGTTCAAGCGGTCGGGCAAGGCGCAGGCGCAGGTGCTGGAGGGCCGGATCGGTCCGGTGGGTCCGGCCAACCGGCGGGTGATCCTGGCCAAGCCGATGTCGTACATGAACCTGTCGGGCGGTCCGGTGAACGCGCTGCGCGACTTCTACAAGGTGCCGCTCTCCCAGGTGGTGGCGGTCCATGACGAGCTGGACGTCGACTACGGCGCGCTGCGGCTGAAGCTGGGCGGCGGCGACAACGGGCACAACGGCCTGAAGTCGATGACGAAGGCGATGGGCCCCGACTACCACCGTGTCCGCTTCGGCATCGGCCGTCCGCCGGGCCGGATGCAGGTCGCGGACTTCGTCCTGAAGGACTTCGCCTCCGCCGAGCGCAAGGAACTGGACTACCTCGTGGACCGTACGGCGGACGCGGTGGAGTGCCTGGTCACGGAGGGCCTGGAGCGGGCGCAGTCGGCGTACAACTCGTAGCGTCCGGGACATTGCGGCGGCCCCGAGTTGACCCGCCGTAGAGGTATGGCCAATGATCCCGGCCATGCCTGCTGCCTCCGCCAGTTCCGCGCGTTCGGGGTCCGTCGTCCGGATGGGCCGGGTCGTGGTCGCGGGGGCGTTCGCCGCGCTGATCGTGTTCGCCGGGGCCTGGGGGTCCTGGGGGACCGCGCAGCACGCGATGCTGCCCAAGGGGCGCGAGCGCGGCACGCTGACCGTGACGGAGTGTCTGCCCCAGCGCTGCGAGGGCACGTTCGAGCCGCTGTCCCCGGGCGCCACCGCGCGGTCCGCCGTCCGCATCGAGCGGTCGGTGGTGGTGCGCGAGGGGCACGGCTACGACGTCGTCCTGGAGCCCGGCACGGATGTCGCGGTGCGCGCGGGCGTCTCCGGTGTGCTGCTGGCCTGGCTGCCGCTCGGGGGCGCGCTGCTGCTGGCCTCGGTGGTGGTCGCGGGCGGCATGCGGATGCCGAAGCTCGCCTGGCCGCTGGGCCTGGCGGGCGCGGGCCTGCTGACGGCGGCCTTCGTGCTGTCCTGAGACACCTGCCCTGAGACACCTGTCCTGATACGACGGTGCCCCCGGAGCGAGTCAGCTCCGGGGGCACCGTCGTACGCGCTTCGGGTCAGCCGGTGTTGCGCAGGCCCGCCGCGACGCCGTTGACGGTGAGCAGGAGGGCGCGGCCCAGGGTCGGGTCGGGCTCCTCGCCGGCGGCGGCCGCGTCGCGCTGGCGCTTGAGCAGGGCGACCTGGAGGTAGGAGATCGGGTCCAGGTAGGCGTCGCGGATGCTCAGGGTCTGCCGCAACTCGGGCTGTGCGTCGAGGAGTTCGGTCCCGCCGGTGATGCGCAGCACCTCGGCGACGGTCAGCTCGTGCTCGGCCTTGATGGTGTCGAAGACGTGCTTCAGCTCGTCGGGGACGAGGGTGTCGACGTAGTGCTGGGCGATGCGCAGGTCGGTCTTGGCGAGGGTCATCTCGACGTTGGAGATGAAGTTCCGGAAGAAGTGCCACTGTTCGTGCATCTCGCCGAGCACGGTGTCCCCTTCCTGCCGCACGCCCGCCTCGCGCAGCGCCTTGAGGCCGGAGCCGACGCCGAACCAGCCGGGGACGATCTGCCGGGACTGGGTCCAGCCGAACACCCACGGGATGGCGCGCAGTCCGTCCAGCGAGACGCCGGAGCCGGGGCGGCGGGAGGGCCGCGAGCCCAGGTGCAGCTCGGCGAGCTGGTCGACGGGGGTGGAGGCGAGGAAGTACGTCGGCAGGTCGGGGTCCTCGA comes from the Streptomyces seoulensis genome and includes:
- the glmU gene encoding bifunctional UDP-N-acetylglucosamine diphosphorylase/glucosamine-1-phosphate N-acetyltransferase GlmU, which encodes MSAIRPAAVVVLAAGEGTRMKSATPKVLHRICGRSLVGHVLAASRELDPAELVVVVGHAREQVAAHLAEIDPGVRTAVQEQQNGTGHAVRMALEELGGPVDGTVVVVCGDTPLLTSATLAALTGTHQADGNAVTVLTAEVPDATGYGRIVRDGASGAVTAIVEHKDATAEQRAIAEINSGVFAFDGRLLADALKQVRTDNSQGEEYLTDVLGILRAAGHRVGASVAGDHREIAGINNRVQLSEARRTLNDRLLTAAMLDGVTVVDPATTWVDVTVGFGRDAVVHPGTQLTGATRIDEGAEVGPNSRLNDTVVGAGARVDNTVADGAEVGEGATVGPYAYLRPGTRLGVKAKIGTYVETKNASIGEGTKVPHLSYVGDATIGDFTNIGAASVFVNYDGESKHHTTVGSHCKTGSDNMFVAPVTVGDGAYTGAGSVITKDVPPGALAVARGQQRNIEGWVARKRSGSAAAKAAEAASRPGVDEG
- a CDS encoding ribose-phosphate diphosphokinase yields the protein MTGIKTTGEKKMMFFSGRAHPELAEEVAHKLGVGVVPTKAFDFANGEIYVRYQESARGADCFLIQSHTAPINKWIMEQLIMIDALKRASARSITVIVPFYGYARQDKKHRGREPISARLIADLMKTAGADRILTVDLHTDQIQGFFDGPVDHLFALPLLADYVGTKVDRSKLTVVSPDAGRVRVADRWCDRLGAPLAIVHKRRDKDVANQVTVHEVVGDVEGRICVLVDDMIDTGGTICAAADALFAHGAEDVIVTATHGVLSGPAADRLKNSRVSEFVFTDTLPTPGELAADLDKITVLSIAGTIASAVREVFEDGSVTSLFDEQ
- a CDS encoding 50S ribosomal protein L25/general stress protein Ctc, whose translation is MSEVKLAAESRTEFGKGAARRIRRDNKVPGVLYGHGSEPLHLTLPGHELLLALRTPNVLIALDIDGKTNELAIPKSVVRDPLKGFLEHVDLLLVKRGEKVTVEIPVVAEGELAPGGNLLEHVLNALPVEAEATHIPESVTVSVEGLEAGASVHAKDIELPKGVSLAVEDDAVVLQVLAAQVEEPAEDEAAAEGEESAEA
- the pth gene encoding aminoacyl-tRNA hydrolase is translated as MSTPANAPWLVVGLGNPGPEYAMNRHNVGFMAVDLLAERIGGKFKRSGKAQAQVLEGRIGPVGPANRRVILAKPMSYMNLSGGPVNALRDFYKVPLSQVVAVHDELDVDYGALRLKLGGGDNGHNGLKSMTKAMGPDYHRVRFGIGRPPGRMQVADFVLKDFASAERKELDYLVDRTADAVECLVTEGLERAQSAYNS